The stretch of DNA ATCCACCGTCCCGTACCCATCCATATAGCCTTCAGCAGCTTCCACGGGCAATAAATGCCCTATGTCGTGCAGCAGTGCGGCCAGAATGGTCTCGCGGTCGGCTCCGGCCTTTTCAGCGAGTTGGGCCGTTTGCAGGGCGTGTTCAAGCTGCGTTACGGGTTCGCCGTAATACGCATCGTGGCCGTGTTGAGTAAAAAGCGATTCGATCATATATGTGGGATGGAACACGGATGTAACGGATAGTGCGGATTTACACGGATGAAAAGCAATCTGTGTAAATCTGTATCATCCGTTACATCTGTGTTCCATCAATATGTTACATACTGCCGTTCAACCGTCCCATCGTCGTACAGGTCGAAGAAGGCATAACCGGGTTTGGTGTTGCGGTGAGGGCCGGGTTTCCACCAGTTGCCGCTCACCGCACCATTGCAAAAATATCGCACGTTGTTATACACCACCTCATCGAGCAAATGCGTATGTCCGCTCAGGCAGGCACGCACGTTCGGAAATGGCATGAACAGATCGGTTAACTGGTAGGCATTATCGACAAACAAGCCATTCAGAATGGTCGTTTTACCATCGATGGGATTGTTTGGCCGTTCAAAGTCCAGCACGGTAGCGGTCAGAATAGGCACGTGTGACAGCACCAGCACGGGGGTAGTAGCGGGCGTTTTCGTCAGGTCGGCTTTTAGCCAGGCAAGTTGCTCTTCATCGACGCGGGTGCTGTACCAACTTCCGTCAGCTTTCGGCTGAACCGAATCCAGCACCACAAAATGCCAGCCATTCTTGTCAAAACTGTAGTATCGACCCGCCAGTTTCAACTCGTCCTGCACCCATGCCTTGCCATAGGCAGCATCGGTTTTGGCCGAGGCCAGCCCCCAGATGTCATGGTTGCCGATAGCATACTGAACGGGTAGCGACGTTTCGGCCTTGACTACTGCGTTCCAGGCGTCCCACTGCTTCCGAACGGCGGCTTTGTCGGACACCAGCGCATCCATGATGATGTCGCCCCCATGCAGAACAAACTGCGGTTTATCCGTCTGGCTTTGAATGTGTTGAAAGCAGGCGGCTACACCCTTCTGCGGGATGGCTTCGGGCATCATGTGCGTATCGCCAATGTAGGCAAAGCGCACCGAGCGCGTCCGGGCCGGCTGCACTGCTGCAACAAGTGAAGGAGCGGTTGCCAGCGGCAACAGGCTGATGTTTTTGAGGAGTGACCGACGGTTCATCTCAAGA from Spirosoma montaniterrae encodes:
- a CDS encoding metallophosphoesterase family protein, with amino-acid sequence MNRRSLLKNISLLPLATAPSLVAAVQPARTRSVRFAYIGDTHMMPEAIPQKGVAACFQHIQSQTDKPQFVLHGGDIIMDALVSDKAAVRKQWDAWNAVVKAETSLPVQYAIGNHDIWGLASAKTDAAYGKAWVQDELKLAGRYYSFDKNGWHFVVLDSVQPKADGSWYSTRVDEEQLAWLKADLTKTPATTPVLVLSHVPILTATVLDFERPNNPIDGKTTILNGLFVDNAYQLTDLFMPFPNVRACLSGHTHLLDEVVYNNVRYFCNGAVSGNWWKPGPHRNTKPGYAFFDLYDDGTVERQYVTY